The Candidatus Zixiibacteriota bacterium genome window below encodes:
- a CDS encoding MoxR family ATPase yields the protein MPEEKSTKEDLLAVEKLGEARDRIKKEIRKVIIGQDQVIDELLIALLSNGHCLLIGVPGLAKTLLISTISRVLDLKFSRIQFTPDLMPSDITGTEIIQENITTGERTFKFMHGPVFANIILADEINRTPPKTQSALLQAMQEHEVTAGGQTYKLTDPFFVLATQNPIEQEGTYPLPEAQLDRFMFNIYINYPSTEEENLIVKTTTSAYFWDLEKVMGAEEIVRLQKLVRKVPVSDHVIDYAVKLARHTRPHSNDNNKPLEYINNWVSWGAGPRASQYMVLGAKTRAVLDGRYTPSCEDIRAVALPVLRHRIVTSFNAEADGVGTLEIIQKLLEDIKDSD from the coding sequence ATGCCTGAAGAAAAGTCCACAAAAGAAGACCTTTTAGCAGTAGAGAAGTTAGGGGAGGCAAGGGACAGAATAAAGAAAGAGATCAGGAAGGTTATCATTGGGCAGGATCAGGTGATAGATGAGCTACTGATTGCCCTTTTATCTAATGGCCACTGCCTTTTGATAGGAGTGCCGGGTTTAGCCAAGACCCTGTTGATAAGCACCATCTCAAGGGTCTTAGACTTGAAATTCAGTCGCATTCAGTTCACTCCTGATTTGATGCCCTCAGATATTACCGGCACTGAGATAATTCAGGAGAATATCACTACTGGAGAAAGAACTTTCAAGTTTATGCACGGGCCCGTTTTCGCCAATATCATCTTAGCAGACGAGATCAACCGGACCCCTCCAAAGACCCAGTCAGCTTTGCTTCAGGCGATGCAGGAGCACGAGGTTACAGCTGGCGGACAGACCTACAAATTGACAGACCCGTTCTTTGTCTTGGCTACCCAGAATCCGATTGAACAGGAGGGAACTTATCCTCTACCTGAGGCACAGTTGGACCGGTTTATGTTCAATATCTACATAAACTATCCTTCTACAGAAGAGGAAAATCTAATTGTCAAGACTACCACTTCAGCCTACTTTTGGGACTTGGAGAAAGTTATGGGAGCAGAGGAGATAGTCAGGTTACAGAAGCTTGTGAGAAAGGTGCCGGTGTCAGACCACGTGATAGATTATGCAGTAAAACTCGCACGGCATACCCGCCCACATTCAAATGACAATAATAAACCACTGGAGTATATAAACAACTGGGTCTCCTGGGGAGCGGGTCCCAGGGCATCGCAATATATGGTCCTGGGTGCAAAGACCAGAGCCGTCTTAGACGGCAGGTATACTCCTTCCTGCGAGGATATCAGAGCTGTTGCCCTGCCGGTATTGCGCCACAGGATTGTTACCA